Genomic DNA from Pseudobacteriovorax antillogorgiicola:
TCCCCAGGGTCGCCCTTATCACCTGTTTCGCCTTTTGGCCCCCGAGAGCCTTCCGGCCCGATTGGTCCCGCCGGCCCCGTAGGTCCTTCCAAGCCCTGAGGACCTTCAGGCCCTATGGGTCCGCGGATGCCTTCCGGGCCAGCAGGCCCTTCCGGCCCTTCTGGTCCAGTGTCTCCTGTTTCTCCTTTGGGTCCTCTTGGTCCTTCTTCACCAGGGAAGCCTCGCTGCCCTGGGGGGCCCTGGATGCCGGGGTCGCCTTTAGGTCCTCGATCCCCCCGTTCCCCCTGGTCTCCAGGTAGTCCCTGCAAGCCTTCTGGTCCTTGGGGGCCGGTAGGTCCTTCGGGCCCTCGTGGTCCCACCGGGCCCTGAAGTCCCTCTGGTCCTCTAGCTCCTTCGGGGCCCTCGGGCCCTTGGGGGCCTTCGGGCCCGATTGGTCCTTCGGGTCCAACGGGTCCTTGAAGACCTTCATCGCCTTGTGGCCCTGCTGGCCCTGCTGGCCCAATTGGCCCTTGCAATCCGGTATCCCCGGTATTGCCTTTTGGACCAGCAGGGCCAACATCGCCGGGATCGCCTTTTAGTCCCGGTGGTCCTTGCTCTCCTTGCTCTCCTTGCGGCCCTTCCGGTCCGATGGGGCCTGTTTCACCGGTATCGCCTTTGGGTCCCGGAGGGCCAACATCTCCAGTATCTCCCTTAGGCCCAGGTAAGCCATCGGCACCATCAGCTCCCGGATCACCCTTATCGCCTTTTGGTCCGGCAGGCCCTACTTCGCCAGTATCGCCTTTTGGCCCCTGAGGGCCAACATCTCCAGTATCTCCCTTAGGCCCAGGTAAGCCGTCGGCACCGTCAGCTCCCGGATCACCCTTATCGCCTTTTGGTCCGGCAGGTCCCACATCGCCGGTATCGCCTTTGGGTCCCGGAGGGCCAACATCTCCAGTATCTCCCTTAGGCCCAGGTAAGCCGTCGGCACCGTCAGCTCCCGGATCACCCTTATCGCCTTTTGGTCCGGCAGGTCCCACATCGCCGGTATCGCCTTTGGGTCCCGGAGGGCCAACATCTCCAGTATCTCCCTTAGGCCCAGGTAAGCCGTCGGCACCATCAGCTCCCGGATCACCTTTATCGCCTTTTGGCCCCTCTGGACCTTCTGGTCCCATTTCTCCAGATTCTCCTTTTAGGCCCCGATCGCCTTTTGGTCCTGGTGGTCCCTGCTCACCAGGCTCTCCTTGCAGACCTTGAGGTCCTGGTTCCCCTTTATCTCCTTGAGGTCCCGGAGGTCCAGTTAGCCCAGGTTCACCTTGTGGTCCCTCTGGTCCAGCGGGCCCAACAGGACCCGTATCGCCTTTGTCCCCTTTTGGTCCTGGTAATCCGTCATCACCATCCGCCCCCGGATCCCCTTTATCTCCCTTTGGTCCCGCAGGCCCGGCAGGTCCTGTATCTCCTTTGTCCCCTTTTGGTCCTGGTAATCCGTCATCGCCACCGGCCCCCGGATCCCCTTTATCTCCCTTTGGTCCCGCAGGCCCGGCAGGTCCGGCAGGTCCTGTATCTCCGGTATCTCCTTTAGGTCCCGCGGGCCCGACATCACCGGTATCTCCTTTAGGGCCGGCAGGGCCCGTATCGCCTTTGTCCCCTTTTGGTCCTGGTAATCCGTCATCACCATCCGCCCCCGGATCCCCCTTATCTCCCTTTGGTCCCGCAGGTCCCGCAGGTCCCGCAGGCCCGGCAGGTCCTGTATCTCCGCTATCTCCTTTAGGTCCAGGGGGCCCAACAGGGCCTGTATCGCCTTTGTCCCCTTTTGGTCCTGGTAATCCGTCATCACCATCCGCCCCCGGATCCCCCTTATCTCCCTTTGGTCCCGCAGGTCCCGCAGGCCCGGCAGGTCCTGTATCTCCGGTATCTCCTTTAGGGCCGGCAGGGCCCGTATCGCCTTTGTCCCCTTTTGGTCCTGGTAATCCGTCATCACCATCCGCCCCCGGATCCCCTTTATCTCCCTTTGGTCCCGCAGGTCCGGCAGGTCCTGTATCTCCTGTATCTCCGGTATCTCCTTTAGGTCCCGCGGGCCCGACATCGCCGGTATCTCCTTTAGGGCCGGCAGGGCCCGTATCGCCTTTGTCCCCTTTGGGTCCGGGTAATCCATCAGTACCGTCAACCCCTGGGTCTCCTTTATTACCTTTTGGACCTTGAGGTCCCTCTGGCCCTACGGGGCCTCTATCACCTTTAGGTCCCGGAGGTCCTGGGTCACCCTTTGGTCCCTGCCCACCACCACTGCTACCGGCGAAGGGAGGAATTACGGAAAGGAACTGTGTCACGCCCCGCCGATTGGATATTCTAATTCCAACTCTTTCCAATGGCATGGAGAATAGCTGTTCGGGTAGGGGATTCGATTCCCCTAAGACGAAGGTGAGCCCGCAATCAGGACCCATGTTAAATGTTTTAAGTTCGGGGGTTGTCAAAGCCTCAGCTGTATCAAAGTCGAACAAGCTGATGAGGTAATCATAGGAGTCAGTGCAGGACGATGTCCCGAGGCAGGAGCAATTGGTAATAAGATGAAAGTAGGCCTTGCGCTCGGTAGCCAGTAAACGGGTTTCGATGTGACTGGTGATACTGTTACCACGGATACGGATGTCGTCAGAATCACGCTTACCATTTTGGTTCAAATCAAAGTCGATAAAAAGCTGTGAAATAGGTTTTTCGGTGAAAGCTATCAGCGTTCCTCGAATCCAAAGCTGGTTGTCTAGTTCAGTGAATCGCAGTTCACTTTCTTGAATCTCTAAACTCACAGGCCGTATTCCGTCATCACCTCTGATGACCGATTCGATTTGAAATCCTTGGGTTTTGGGAATCGAAAAATTGACAGAAAATTTAAACTGAGTGCTTTCAGCTCCTTGTAAGGACCCTGATAGCAAAACGCACAGAGTCCAAACAAGGCTCGTGATACGAGACAGCATGGGATGATCCTCCCTCTTCTTTTGTGGAAATCTATGCTGAGAATTATTCATCCATAAAGCTAAAAATCCAATGAAAAACTGATAAACTTAACACGGACTGATTAAAGAGGAGTGATTGATAATGTTCCGACGTGTGTTCTTTGTCATGATTCTAATGATCAGCTCTTGCAAAAATTCTGGTTTTCAAGGCAGCTCCTCAGAAAGTACAGGATCGCAAGATGCTAATCCTGAAACATGTGTAGAAGGGGATCGGGTTACTTTACCATTCCCAAAGGAGATTCAAGGGTGTATCGAACAGAATCGCATCTACAGTTTTTATGATCAAGTGTGCCTTGAAACACAAGTCGCACCCTTCCCATGCAGCTTCGATGCTGTGATTCAAAAGGTGAAGAGTATTGGTGTGGGCTACCAGAGTTTAGAGGACGCGCGATCGCAAAATGCTTTACTGGTTGCCTGTTCGGAAAAAAACCAAGGCCGCACTGTCATCGCCCAGTGGATATTTCCAAAAAGTGACGACCCGTGTGAGTTGGATCTTGCAAGTCGCGAAATCGTTACAGCATGCTATCGATTGAATGTTGGTGGTTCGGGAAAAAAGGCGGAAACACCGGAAGAAATCAGCGCAATGGTTGATGAATGTCTAAAATCATAGGGGTGTGACGTTTAGAAAAGCACGTAGCTGGTCTGACTGGATGACAAAAGCTTGGAGTGAAGAATAGGAATACGCGGGACAACGGATTGTCGCTATTCGGGTGTGTCAGATGCATGAATTTTACGCATCAACTGTCCTTCATACCTTGCTAGCTAGCCTTTTTAATAGATTTTCCAGCATGTTTTATCGGAAGGTGGACGGTGGCGATTGCTCCTCCCTCTTCATGGTTTTTAATCGCAAGGCTACCGCCATAGTTCTCAATGATTCTTCGGCAATATGAAAGCCCTAGACCATGACCAGGTGCCTGGCCCGTGTTTCCATCTTTGGTCGTGAACAAAGGCTCAAAGATCTTTTCCTGGAGATTACTTGGTATTCCTGGACCGCTATCCTGAACGCTGACAATAATGTCTGACCCTGACACCTCACTGCGAACCTTGATGGATTTTTGGTCTTGATCCCAAAGGGCATCCATCGCATTTTTAACCAAATTACCTACTACTTGCCTGATATGGCTCGCCGATGCCATAACCATTACGTCCGCATCCAAGTCCACCTTTAGTCTAATATCTTGCTCTGAGGCTCCAAGGCGTAAAAAATCCAACTCATCGCGGAGGACGCGATCGATCTCCAGTGGAACGATGTCGTCTTTGAGGTCACGATCAACGGAGCCGAGGATGTTTTTCACAATTTCGAGAAGTTTTTTCTGAACTTCGTCAATTTTTGTCACAGCTTTCGATTCGGGATGATCTTTTTTAAGGTTATCCACATAAAACCGCAATACCTGTAGCGGGTTTTTTAGATTATGAACGATCTGTGCAGAATGTAGCCCTACAAAGGTCAAACGTTCTGCTTTTAAGAGTTGTTCCGAGCGTAGCTTTACTTCTTCTTCCAAATCTTGATTGATTTGAATAAGCTGTTGCTCAAGATTGAAAAGGCGGAGAAATACCCTAATCTTAGCTTCTAGCTCTTGCTTGTTAAAAGGCTTTGTCAGGTAGTCGTCAGCTCCGGATTCATAGCCCTCCAGTTTTTCTTCGATCAAACCTTTTCCAGAAAGTAAGATCACTTTGGGGTTACCAAGGCTTGGATCTTGTTTAATCAGTTTTGTCAGTTCGTAACCACTCATTCCGGGCATCATAATATCCAGCAAGACAAGGGCTGGTTGAAAGCTGCGAATAATGTCTTGAGCTTCTTCCCCTGAGCTAGCCTCTGCTAGTTCGTAGTCCTTTGCTAGGCGAATTCTCAGTATCTTAAGGTTCTTCGGCTCATCATCGACAATTACAATTCGTCTATTTTCATTAGAGCCCTGTGTTTTTAATTCCATCATCAACCCTTTCGACAAGCTCCCTCTTATTCGGCCAAGCATATCGTAGAAATGAGGCAAAGATTTCCTCGATAGTGGCTTTGGGTTATGTGGCCTAGAGTCGATATCGGAACAATCGAGCTTGGGAGCCTCTATGAGTATGAAAGTCGTTTTCTCAGTAGTCACGGTTATGTTCGCATTTCCGCTCTATGGAATTAGCATCGGTGGATCTACTACTGTCCATCCCGCAATTGCTGCAGTCAGCACACAATACCAGATCGAGTATCCCGATCGACGGATTGATCACAGCCAAAGTTCGAGCACCAGGGGAATCCAACAACTCATGAACGGGGAATTAGACCTCGCTGCTGCATCTCGCCCACTAAAGGTGTCAGAGGTGGAAAAAATGGCGGAAAGAGAAGTAACCATAAAAAGCTTCCATGTCGCCTATGATGCAATATGTGTGATCGTCCATCGAGATAACCCTGTAGACTTTCTTGATCAAGAAAGTCTACAGAAAATATTTTTTGATGGCGACGCGACCCAT
This window encodes:
- a CDS encoding sensor histidine kinase, which encodes MELKTQGSNENRRIVIVDDEPKNLKILRIRLAKDYELAEASSGEEAQDIIRSFQPALVLLDIMMPGMSGYELTKLIKQDPSLGNPKVILLSGKGLIEEKLEGYESGADDYLTKPFNKQELEAKIRVFLRLFNLEQQLIQINQDLEEEVKLRSEQLLKAERLTFVGLHSAQIVHNLKNPLQVLRFYVDNLKKDHPESKAVTKIDEVQKKLLEIVKNILGSVDRDLKDDIVPLEIDRVLRDELDFLRLGASEQDIRLKVDLDADVMVMASASHIRQVVGNLVKNAMDALWDQDQKSIKVRSEVSGSDIIVSVQDSGPGIPSNLQEKIFEPLFTTKDGNTGQAPGHGLGLSYCRRIIENYGGSLAIKNHEEGGAIATVHLPIKHAGKSIKKAS